The Buttiauxella selenatireducens genome has a window encoding:
- a CDS encoding formate C-acetyltransferase/glycerol dehydratase family glycyl radical enzyme: MTQLNLNTLSQRIKDHKEALIHIVKPPVCTERAQHYTAIYQQHQDKPLPVRRALALAHHLAERTIWIKHDELIVGNQASHVRGAPFFPEYTVGWIETEIDELGDRPGAGFSISDADKAVMHEICPWWRGQTVQDRCYGMFTDEQKELLASGIIKAEGNMTSGDAHLAVNFPLLLELGIDGLRSKVAERRSRLHLTDWEDLHKEQFLKAIDITFVALSDHILRYAALAKEMAGTETRESRRDELLAMAENCEVIAHQKPTSFWQALQLSYFVQLVLQIESNGHSVSFGRLDQFLYPWYRRDVELEQTLGRDQAIELLQSCWLKLLEVNKIRSGSHSKASAGSPLYQNVTIGGQTLVNGEPVDAVNPLSYAILESCGQLRSTQPNLSVRYHAGMSNDFLDACVQVIRCGFGMPAFNNDEIVIDEFIKLGVSREDAYDYAAIGCIETAVGGKWGYRCTGMSFINFARVMLAALEHGRDATSGKIFLPQEHALSSGNFTQFDQVIDAWDTQIRYYTQKSIEIECVVDTVLEENAHDILCSALVDDCIERGKSIKQGGAKYDWVSGLQVGIANLGNSLAAVKKLVFEQGAIGQQQLAEALANDFDGLTGEQLRQRLINSAPKYGNDDDEVDLLLARAYQTYIDELKQYHNTRFGRGPIGGTYYAGTSSISANVPFGAATMATPDGRKAKTPLAEGASPASGTDRLGPTAVISSVGKLPTSKILGGVLLNQKLNPATLDNPRDREKLMMMLRTFFEAHKGWHVQYNIVSRETLLDAKQHPDKYRDLVVRVAGYSAFFTALSPDAQDDIIARTEHTL, from the coding sequence ATGACACAACTGAACCTGAACACCTTAAGCCAACGCATAAAAGATCATAAAGAGGCGCTAATTCACATCGTTAAGCCGCCTGTTTGTACTGAACGTGCACAGCATTACACGGCGATTTATCAGCAGCATCAGGACAAGCCTTTGCCTGTGCGCCGCGCCCTCGCCCTTGCCCACCACCTTGCTGAACGTACTATCTGGATTAAGCATGATGAGTTGATCGTCGGAAACCAGGCAAGCCATGTGCGTGGTGCACCGTTCTTCCCTGAATATACAGTTGGCTGGATTGAGACTGAAATTGATGAGCTGGGTGACCGTCCTGGCGCTGGCTTCTCAATTTCCGATGCAGACAAAGCGGTAATGCATGAAATTTGCCCGTGGTGGCGCGGCCAGACCGTGCAAGACCGTTGCTACGGAATGTTTACCGACGAGCAGAAAGAGTTGCTGGCAAGTGGGATTATTAAAGCCGAAGGCAATATGACCTCGGGCGACGCGCATCTGGCGGTCAACTTCCCTCTGTTACTGGAATTGGGGATTGATGGTTTACGCAGCAAAGTTGCCGAGCGTCGTTCACGTCTGCATCTCACCGATTGGGAAGATTTGCATAAAGAACAATTCCTTAAAGCCATCGATATTACCTTTGTTGCATTAAGTGATCATATCCTTCGTTATGCGGCACTTGCTAAAGAAATGGCTGGCACAGAAACACGCGAATCTCGCCGTGACGAGCTGCTGGCAATGGCTGAAAATTGTGAAGTTATTGCCCATCAAAAACCAACCTCATTCTGGCAGGCATTGCAGTTAAGCTACTTTGTTCAGTTGGTATTGCAGATTGAATCTAACGGACACTCCGTTTCGTTCGGTCGTCTCGACCAGTTCCTCTACCCATGGTATCGCCGTGATGTTGAACTTGAACAAACGCTGGGACGTGACCAGGCTATCGAATTGCTGCAAAGCTGCTGGTTGAAGTTACTGGAAGTTAACAAAATTCGTTCTGGTTCTCACTCCAAAGCTTCCGCCGGAAGCCCGTTGTACCAAAACGTGACAATTGGCGGCCAAACGCTCGTCAATGGTGAACCTGTTGATGCGGTCAACCCGCTATCTTACGCCATCCTTGAGTCATGCGGCCAGTTACGCTCAACACAACCTAACTTGAGCGTGCGTTATCACGCGGGGATGAGTAACGACTTCCTGGACGCTTGTGTTCAAGTGATCCGTTGTGGTTTCGGTATGCCTGCGTTTAATAACGATGAAATCGTTATCGATGAATTTATCAAGCTGGGTGTCAGCCGCGAAGATGCTTACGATTATGCCGCCATCGGTTGTATCGAAACCGCAGTGGGGGGGAAATGGGGCTATCGTTGCACAGGCATGAGTTTTATTAACTTCGCGCGTGTCATGTTAGCAGCACTGGAGCATGGACGTGATGCAACCAGCGGTAAAATCTTCCTGCCGCAGGAACATGCACTGTCTAGCGGCAACTTTACACAGTTTGACCAGGTTATCGACGCCTGGGATACCCAGATTCGTTATTACACCCAGAAATCTATCGAAATAGAATGCGTTGTTGATACCGTTCTTGAAGAAAATGCCCACGATATTCTTTGCTCGGCTCTGGTCGATGACTGCATCGAGCGCGGTAAGAGTATTAAACAAGGTGGCGCAAAATATGACTGGGTTTCGGGTCTGCAGGTCGGTATTGCCAACCTGGGTAACAGTCTTGCCGCCGTGAAGAAACTGGTGTTCGAACAAGGCGCGATTGGCCAACAGCAATTAGCTGAAGCACTGGCTAACGATTTTGATGGTTTGACCGGTGAGCAGTTGCGTCAGCGCTTGATTAATAGCGCGCCAAAATATGGCAATGATGACGATGAAGTCGATTTGTTGTTGGCACGGGCTTACCAGACTTATATCGACGAGCTGAAGCAATATCACAATACCCGCTTTGGTCGTGGCCCTATTGGCGGGACCTATTACGCAGGGACTTCATCGATTTCAGCAAACGTCCCCTTCGGCGCCGCAACAATGGCAACACCGGATGGCCGTAAAGCGAAGACTCCACTGGCGGAGGGTGCAAGCCCAGCGTCAGGAACTGACCGTCTGGGGCCAACAGCGGTGATAAGTTCAGTCGGTAAATTGCCTACCAGCAAAATTCTGGGCGGTGTGTTGCTGAATCAGAAGCTGAATCCGGCGACGCTGGATAACCCGCGCGATCGCGAAAAGTTAATGATGATGTTGCGTACCTTCTTCGAGGCACATAAAGGGTGGCATGTGCAATACAACATTGTTTCCCGCGAAACCCTGTTAGATGCCAAACAACATCCTGATAAATATCGTGATCTGGTGGTGCGTGTAGCAGGTTATTCTGCTTTCTTTACCGCCTTATCTCCAGACGCTCAGGATGATATTATAGCCCGTACAGAACATACTCTTTGA
- the yciZ gene encoding protein YciZ/DeoL → MPSVDPLQLAKRIDTVLDILVGGDHASAINNLEILKAELLNVASGKEQKESDLKKSPWEI, encoded by the coding sequence ATGCCTTCAGTGGACCCTCTGCAACTCGCAAAGCGTATTGACACCGTACTGGATATTTTGGTGGGAGGCGATCATGCGTCAGCCATTAATAATCTGGAGATTTTGAAAGCTGAATTGCTGAATGTTGCGAGTGGTAAAGAACAAAAAGAGAGCGACTTGAAAAAGTCGCCCTGGGAGATTTGA
- a CDS encoding glycyl-radical enzyme activating protein has translation MLFNIQRYSTHDGPGIRTVVFLKGCSLSCRWCQNPESRARDRDVLFDERLCLAACELCPQVAPHAISRIDDSLVIAREKLGTDDLTALTDCCPTQALSVCGETQSIDAIMKTVLRDKPFYDRSGGGITLSGGEPFMQPEVAEQLLRNSKEAGIHTAVESCLHVPWKYIEPSIEHLDLLLADLKHVDVQRFKEWTDGSAERVLDNFRKLAARNVDMTVRVPLIPDFNADEQSIRAISDFAADEIGVKAIHFLPYHTLGINKYKLLNIPYTAAHQPLDAPELLQFAEQYASQKGMTAWIRG, from the coding sequence ATGCTATTTAATATCCAACGTTACTCAACACATGATGGTCCAGGCATCCGCACCGTGGTGTTCCTGAAAGGCTGCTCTTTAAGTTGCCGCTGGTGCCAGAATCCAGAGAGCCGCGCACGCGATCGGGATGTTCTGTTTGATGAGCGTTTATGCCTTGCTGCTTGTGAGTTGTGCCCACAGGTTGCTCCACATGCTATTTCTCGCATTGATGATTCGCTGGTTATCGCCCGTGAAAAACTGGGTACTGATGATCTCACTGCGTTAACAGATTGCTGCCCTACTCAGGCGTTGAGCGTATGCGGCGAAACGCAAAGTATTGATGCAATCATGAAAACCGTACTGCGTGATAAGCCATTTTATGACCGCAGCGGCGGTGGCATCACGCTTTCTGGCGGCGAACCTTTTATGCAGCCTGAAGTGGCTGAGCAACTGCTGAGAAACAGCAAAGAGGCGGGGATACATACTGCCGTCGAGTCCTGCCTCCATGTGCCATGGAAATATATCGAGCCGTCAATCGAACATCTCGATTTACTGCTCGCCGACCTGAAGCATGTCGATGTACAACGCTTCAAAGAATGGACGGATGGCAGCGCCGAACGCGTACTGGATAATTTCCGCAAGCTCGCTGCGCGCAATGTCGACATGACGGTTCGCGTACCGCTTATCCCTGATTTTAATGCTGATGAGCAATCTATTCGTGCAATCAGTGATTTTGCTGCCGACGAAATCGGCGTGAAAGCGATTCATTTTTTGCCTTACCACACCTTAGGTATTAACAAATATAAACTCCTGAATATCCCTTATACGGCCGCGCACCAACCGCTTGATGCGCCAGAACTGCTGCAATTTGCTGAGCAGTACGCAAGCCAAAAAGGGATGACTGCCTGGATAAGAGGATAA
- the osmB gene encoding osmotically-inducible lipoprotein OsmB translates to MTLNNKKIAAVVLALTVAMSLSACSNWSKRDRNTAIGAGAGAVGGAVLTDGSALGTLGGAAVGGIIGHQVSK, encoded by the coding sequence ATGACCTTAAATAACAAAAAAATTGCCGCCGTTGTGCTGGCCTTAACCGTAGCCATGTCTCTGAGCGCCTGTTCAAACTGGTCCAAACGTGACCGTAACACCGCGATTGGTGCGGGCGCGGGTGCTGTTGGTGGTGCTGTCTTAACAGACGGCAGCGCGCTGGGGACTCTGGGCGGTGCCGCTGTAGGTGGTATTATCGGCCATCAGGTAAGTAAATAA
- the lapB gene encoding lipopolysaccharide assembly protein LapB — MLELLFLLLPIAAAYGWYMGRRSAHQDKQQEANRLSRDYVAGVNFLLSNQQDKAVDLFLDMLKEDTSTVEAHLTLGNLFRSRGEVDRAIRIHQSLMESASLTYEQRLLAVQQLGRDYMAAGLYDRAEDMFAQLIDETDFRIGALQQLLLIHQATSDWQKAIDVAERLVKLGKDKQRTEIAHFYCEQALQLMASDDLDRAMSLLKKGAAADKNCARVSIMMGRIFMARNEYTKAVELLQRVIDQDSELVSETLEMLQTCYLQLDKTQEWETFLKRCVEENTGAGAELMLAEILERKEGSEVAQVYINRQLQRHPTMRVFHRLMDYHLQEAEEGRAKESLMVLRDMVGEQVRTKPRYRCQKCGFTAFTLYWHCPSCRAWSTIKPIRGLDGQ, encoded by the coding sequence ATGCTGGAATTGTTGTTTCTGCTGTTGCCTATCGCCGCCGCTTACGGCTGGTATATGGGACGCAGAAGCGCGCATCAAGATAAGCAACAAGAAGCTAATCGCCTGTCACGTGACTATGTGGCGGGGGTTAACTTCTTGCTGTCGAACCAGCAAGATAAAGCTGTAGATCTCTTTCTCGACATGCTCAAAGAGGATACCAGCACCGTTGAGGCTCACCTCACGCTGGGTAACCTGTTCCGCTCTCGTGGTGAAGTTGACCGCGCCATTCGTATCCACCAATCATTAATGGAAAGTGCCTCGTTAACTTACGAACAACGCTTGTTGGCAGTGCAACAGTTGGGTCGTGACTATATGGCTGCTGGCCTGTATGACCGCGCAGAAGATATGTTCGCGCAACTGATAGACGAAACCGATTTCCGCATTGGCGCGTTACAACAGTTGCTGCTTATCCATCAGGCTACCAGCGACTGGCAAAAAGCCATCGATGTGGCCGAGCGCCTGGTTAAACTTGGCAAAGATAAACAACGTACTGAAATTGCCCATTTCTATTGCGAACAGGCGCTGCAATTGATGGCCAGTGACGACCTTGATCGCGCCATGTCTCTGCTCAAAAAGGGCGCTGCTGCCGACAAAAATTGCGCCCGTGTTTCTATCATGATGGGCCGCATCTTTATGGCGCGTAATGAATACACGAAAGCCGTTGAATTGCTCCAACGCGTTATCGATCAAGATAGCGAGCTCGTCAGTGAAACTCTCGAAATGCTGCAAACCTGCTACCTGCAGTTAGACAAAACGCAGGAGTGGGAAACATTCTTGAAACGTTGTGTTGAAGAGAACACCGGTGCGGGTGCTGAGCTGATGCTTGCCGAGATCCTTGAGCGTAAAGAAGGCTCGGAGGTGGCTCAGGTTTATATTAACCGCCAGCTTCAGCGTCACCCAACCATGCGTGTGTTCCATCGGCTGATGGATTACCACCTACAAGAGGCAGAAGAAGGGCGCGCGAAAGAGAGTCTGATGGTGCTGCGTGACATGGTCGGCGAACAAGTTCGTACCAAACCACGTTATCGCTGCCAGAAATGTGGCTTCACTGCTTTTACACTTTACTGGCACTGCCCATCTTGCCGGGCCTGGTCAACGATTAAACCGATTCGTGGGTTAGACGGTCAATAA
- the fsa gene encoding fructose-6-phosphate aldolase: MELYLDTADVAAVKRLARVLPLQGVTTNPSIVAKAGISLWEVLPALQDALGGEGKLFAQVIAAQADEMVKEAELLVKRVPGIVVKVPTTVEGLAAMKQLKALEIPTLGTAVYGAAQGLLAALAGAEYVAPYVNRLDAQGGDGIQMVQDLQQLLTLHAPQSKVLAASFRTPHQAMSCLLAGCEAITLPVDVTEQLLTTPAVNAAIATFEKDWQGAFGSLSL; this comes from the coding sequence ATGGAACTGTATTTAGATACTGCTGATGTTGCCGCAGTGAAGCGTTTAGCACGTGTTTTGCCTTTGCAGGGCGTCACAACCAACCCATCTATTGTGGCTAAAGCAGGTATTTCTTTGTGGGAAGTGCTGCCCGCGTTGCAGGATGCACTAGGCGGTGAAGGCAAGTTATTTGCACAGGTCATTGCCGCACAAGCTGATGAAATGGTGAAAGAAGCGGAATTGTTGGTTAAGCGCGTGCCTGGTATCGTGGTGAAAGTTCCGACCACAGTAGAAGGTCTGGCTGCCATGAAGCAATTGAAAGCGCTGGAAATTCCGACCCTCGGGACGGCGGTTTATGGCGCTGCTCAAGGGTTACTTGCGGCACTTGCTGGGGCTGAGTATGTCGCGCCATATGTGAACCGCCTGGACGCGCAGGGTGGTGATGGCATTCAAATGGTTCAGGACTTACAGCAGTTGCTGACGCTGCATGCTCCGCAATCTAAAGTTCTGGCTGCCAGTTTCCGTACGCCACATCAGGCGATGTCTTGCCTGTTGGCTGGTTGCGAAGCCATTACCTTGCCGGTGGATGTCACCGAACAACTACTGACAACGCCTGCGGTCAATGCGGCTATTGCGACATTCGAAAAGGACTGGCAAGGGGCGTTTGGTTCACTGAGCTTGTAA
- the yciH gene encoding stress response translation initiation inhibitor YciH encodes MKDDNSRLVYSTESGRIDEPKTAPVRPKGDGVVRIQRQTSGRKGKGVCLITGIDADDAELATLAAELKKKCGCGGSLKEGVIEIQGDKRDLIKSLLEAKGMKVKFAGG; translated from the coding sequence ATGAAGGACGATAACAGTCGTTTAGTTTACTCAACCGAGAGTGGACGTATTGATGAGCCTAAAACAGCACCTGTTCGGCCAAAAGGGGACGGTGTAGTGCGTATCCAACGCCAGACCAGCGGGCGCAAGGGTAAGGGCGTGTGCCTGATAACCGGTATCGATGCCGATGATGCGGAATTAGCGACACTTGCAGCAGAGCTTAAAAAGAAATGCGGCTGCGGTGGTTCGCTAAAAGAGGGTGTGATTGAAATTCAGGGCGACAAACGCGATCTGATAAAATCTCTGCTGGAAGCGAAGGGAATGAAAGTTAAATTTGCAGGCGGTTGA
- the pyrF gene encoding orotidine-5'-phosphate decarboxylase, with product MNSTASSSSRVATDSPIVVALDYDNRDKALAFIDRIDPRDCRLKVGKEMFTLFGPQLVRDIQQCGFDVFLDLKFHDIPNTTARAVAAAAELGVWMVNVHASGGARMMSAAREVLLPFGKDAPLLIAVTVLTSMEASDLADLGITSTPAEYAERLARLTQSCGLDGVVCSAQEAVRFKSELGQGFKLVTPGIRPVGSDAGDQRRIMTPQQAQTAGVDFMVIGRPITQSADPAQTLRDIRVSLQQGA from the coding sequence ATGAATTCAACTGCATCCTCCTCCTCCCGTGTTGCTACCGATTCTCCAATTGTCGTCGCACTTGATTACGATAATCGCGATAAAGCCTTAGCTTTCATTGACCGTATCGACCCGCGTGATTGCCGCCTGAAAGTGGGCAAAGAGATGTTTACTCTGTTTGGACCGCAGTTGGTGCGTGATATCCAGCAATGTGGCTTTGATGTATTCCTCGATTTGAAATTTCACGATATCCCAAACACCACTGCACGTGCAGTCGCTGCTGCTGCGGAACTAGGCGTATGGATGGTGAACGTGCATGCCAGCGGTGGGGCGCGCATGATGAGCGCTGCGCGTGAAGTATTGCTGCCATTTGGCAAAGATGCACCGCTGCTGATTGCGGTGACCGTTCTGACCAGTATGGAAGCCAGCGATCTGGCGGATCTTGGTATTACGTCAACGCCTGCTGAATATGCTGAGCGGTTAGCTCGTTTAACGCAAAGTTGTGGTCTGGATGGTGTGGTTTGTTCTGCGCAAGAAGCGGTACGCTTCAAAAGCGAACTGGGGCAGGGTTTCAAATTAGTCACCCCCGGTATCCGTCCGGTTGGAAGTGATGCCGGTGATCAACGCCGTATCATGACACCACAACAAGCACAGACTGCGGGTGTGGACTTCATGGTGATTGGACGCCCGATCACCCAATCTGCTGATCCCGCCCAAACTCTGCGTGACATCCGCGTTTCACTACAGCAGGGGGCGTGA
- the yciT gene encoding DNA-binding transcriptional regulator YciT: MNSRQQIILQMVIDHGRMSVADLAKKTGVSEVTIRQDLNLLEKKNYLRRTHGYAVPLDSEDVETRMMNNYSLKRHLADFAATLVNDGETIFIENGSCNALLARALAEQKKITLVTVSSYIAHLLKDTDCEVILLGGIYQKKSESMVGPLTRQFIQQVHFSKAFIGIDGFLPETGFTSRDMMRADVVNTVLEKGCEAIVLTDSTKFGSMHPYTLGPISCINRVITDDGLNETTGQQLRDTGVQINIVKQFPIE, encoded by the coding sequence ATGAACTCCAGACAACAAATTATTTTACAGATGGTGATTGATCATGGTCGCATGAGTGTGGCCGATCTCGCTAAAAAAACCGGCGTCTCAGAAGTGACTATTCGGCAGGATCTCAATCTTCTGGAGAAAAAGAACTACCTGAGACGCACACATGGCTATGCCGTTCCGCTGGATAGCGAAGACGTTGAAACGCGAATGATGAACAATTATTCGCTTAAAAGACATCTCGCTGATTTTGCAGCGACTTTAGTCAACGATGGCGAAACAATCTTTATCGAAAATGGCAGTTGTAATGCACTCCTCGCTCGCGCATTGGCTGAGCAGAAAAAAATTACGCTGGTCACCGTCAGCAGCTATATCGCTCATCTTCTGAAGGATACTGACTGTGAAGTCATATTACTTGGCGGTATCTATCAGAAAAAAAGCGAAAGTATGGTTGGGCCCCTGACGCGTCAATTTATCCAGCAAGTGCATTTCAGCAAGGCGTTCATCGGTATTGATGGCTTCTTGCCAGAAACCGGATTTACGAGCCGTGACATGATGCGCGCCGATGTAGTGAATACCGTGTTGGAAAAAGGCTGCGAAGCCATTGTTCTGACAGACAGTACCAAGTTCGGCTCAATGCACCCTTACACGCTAGGGCCAATTTCATGCATCAATCGCGTGATTACTGATGATGGTCTCAACGAAACCACTGGGCAGCAATTGCGGGATACTGGCGTGCAAATCAATATTGTTAAACAATTTCCCATCGAGTAA
- a CDS encoding crotonase/enoyl-CoA hydratase family protein: protein MTVINQPTCKLFTDTTRFTQLSGYYEAERRTVWMMLRAQPRPCFNHKLIEEIMNLRYLVQQEGFVVDFWVTGSLVQGMYNTGGDLGFFVESIQQGRREALRAYARACVDCVHAASRGFDSGAISLAMVEGSALGGGFEAALAHHFILAQRDARMGFPEIAFNLFPGMGAYSLVARRSGMKLAEELIYKGESHTAEWHQQFGLVDELFEPGQGYLATRTFIDTLQPKLNGVRAMLRARQRVLQLPRSELMDITEDWVDAAFCLEAKDIAYMERLVLLQNRHTATVLRKAS, encoded by the coding sequence ATGACAGTAATTAACCAGCCAACCTGCAAATTGTTCACGGATACTACTCGATTCACTCAATTGTCGGGATATTACGAAGCAGAACGCCGCACTGTGTGGATGATGTTACGAGCTCAACCTCGCCCTTGCTTCAATCACAAACTGATCGAAGAAATTATGAACCTGCGGTATTTGGTTCAACAGGAAGGGTTTGTGGTTGATTTTTGGGTGACCGGTTCATTGGTGCAAGGAATGTATAACACGGGTGGAGACTTGGGCTTCTTTGTTGAATCAATTCAGCAAGGACGGCGTGAAGCACTGCGTGCTTATGCACGTGCTTGTGTGGATTGTGTCCACGCGGCTTCCCGAGGCTTTGACAGCGGTGCGATTAGCCTTGCAATGGTGGAGGGTAGTGCATTAGGGGGAGGGTTTGAAGCCGCGCTCGCACACCATTTTATATTGGCACAACGGGACGCGCGCATGGGGTTCCCGGAAATCGCTTTTAACCTGTTCCCTGGAATGGGGGCGTATTCGCTGGTTGCACGCCGCTCAGGGATGAAACTGGCTGAGGAGCTTATTTATAAAGGTGAATCGCACACCGCAGAGTGGCATCAGCAATTTGGCCTGGTGGATGAGTTGTTTGAACCGGGTCAGGGTTATCTTGCCACTCGTACCTTCATTGATACCTTGCAACCGAAACTCAATGGCGTGCGCGCAATGTTGCGTGCCCGTCAACGTGTACTTCAGTTACCTCGTTCGGAATTAATGGATATCACAGAAGACTGGGTGGACGCCGCTTTCTGCCTGGAAGCTAAGGATATTGCGTATATGGAAAGATTAGTGCTGTTGCAAAACCGCCACACCGCGACGGTTTTACGTAAAGCCAGTTAA